From a single Rutidosis leptorrhynchoides isolate AG116_Rl617_1_P2 chromosome 5, CSIRO_AGI_Rlap_v1, whole genome shotgun sequence genomic region:
- the LOC139849599 gene encoding uncharacterized mitochondrial protein AtMg00860-like gives MVKEGIVLGHKIPRVGIEVDQAKLEVISKLLEPSNVKAIRSFLGHAGFYRRFIKDFSKMARPMTRLLEKDVPFEFNDDCKKAFSILKTKLTQAPIIVSPDFSLPFELMCDASDYTLGTVLG, from the coding sequence atggtaaaagaaggcatcgttctaggCCATAAAATACCTCGTGTGGGTATTGAGGTAGATCAAGCCAAACTAGAGGTTATCTCTAAACTACTCGAACCTTCGAATGTTAAGGCCATTCGCAGTTTTCTTGGACATGCGGGCTTCTATAggcgattcataaaagatttttcaaaaatggcCCGCCCTATGACTAGACTTcttgagaaggacgttcctttcGAGTTCAATGATGATTGTAAGAAAGCCTTCTCCATTCTGAAAACCAAGCTCACACAAGCTCCTATAATTGTATCACCTGATTTCAGTTTacctttcgagcttatgtgtgatgctagcgaTTATACATTGGGAACCGTCTTAGGGTAA